From Xylanibacter oryzae DSM 17970, a single genomic window includes:
- a CDS encoding L-cysteine desulfidase family protein gives MLNEDERKAILELIHKQVVPAIGCTEPISVALCVAKAKEILGEVPERIEARLSANIIKNAMGVGIPGTGMIGLPIAIALGALIGKSELELEVLKGCNSKSVEDGKRFISEDRIKISLEEKDPDKLFISIRCIGDGHESEAIIKGHHTDFVYLRKDNEVMLDNKAGCTDQTDTEFVKLTLNKVYEFAKTEDIDNIRFILEAKRLNENAAAKGLEGNYGHELGKTMCSPLGKGIMGDSIFSKVLSDTSCACDARMAGAMIPVMSNSGSGNQGICTTMPVVVFAKENHNTEEELIRALILSNLTAIYIKQNLGALSALCGCVVASTGSSCGITYLMGGTYEQISYSVKNMIANLTGMICDGAKPSCALKLTTGVGTAVMSAMLAMQHKYVTSVEGIIDDDVDQSIRNLTQIGSKGMDETDKYVLEIMTHKSSCKL, from the coding sequence ATGCTAAACGAAGACGAAAGAAAAGCTATTTTAGAGCTTATACATAAGCAGGTAGTTCCTGCAATCGGTTGCACAGAACCAATATCTGTAGCACTATGTGTAGCAAAAGCAAAAGAGATTTTGGGTGAAGTTCCAGAAAGAATAGAAGCCAGACTAAGTGCAAACATAATAAAAAACGCTATGGGGGTCGGCATCCCGGGAACAGGCATGATCGGTTTGCCTATCGCAATTGCGCTAGGTGCCCTGATAGGGAAATCAGAGCTTGAACTTGAGGTTCTTAAAGGATGTAATAGTAAATCTGTCGAGGATGGTAAAAGGTTTATCTCTGAAGACAGAATTAAAATATCACTTGAAGAAAAAGATCCGGACAAACTTTTTATATCTATCCGATGTATTGGGGATGGACATGAATCTGAGGCCATCATCAAGGGGCATCATACAGATTTTGTATATCTGCGTAAGGATAATGAGGTGATGCTTGACAATAAAGCGGGCTGTACTGATCAGACGGATACTGAATTTGTAAAACTCACTTTAAATAAGGTATACGAATTTGCTAAAACAGAAGATATTGATAACATAAGATTCATACTTGAGGCAAAACGTCTTAATGAGAATGCCGCCGCTAAGGGACTGGAAGGAAACTACGGACATGAGTTGGGAAAGACCATGTGTAGTCCTCTGGGAAAGGGTATAATGGGTGATAGCATCTTCTCTAAAGTATTGTCTGATACAAGTTGTGCCTGTGATGCACGTATGGCAGGTGCAATGATACCTGTTATGAGCAACAGTGGCAGTGGTAATCAAGGTATATGCACAACGATGCCTGTAGTGGTTTTTGCAAAAGAAAATCACAACACGGAGGAAGAACTTATACGCGCACTTATACTCAGCAATCTAACAGCCATATATATAAAGCAGAATCTTGGAGCATTATCCGCCCTATGTGGTTGTGTGGTAGCATCTACAGGCAGTAGTTGTGGCATAACATATCTTATGGGTGGTACTTACGAGCAGATATCATATTCTGTAAAAAATATGATAGCCAATCTTACCGGTATGATATGCGATGGTGCCAAACCAAGTTGCGCTCTCAAACTTACCACAGGCGTTGGAACGGCCGTGATGAGTGCCATGCTTGCCATGCAGCACAAATATGTTACATCTGTAGAGGGTATAATAGATGATGATGTAGACCAAAGCATACGGAATCTTACACAGATAGGCAGCAAGGGAATGGATGAAACAGACAAGTATGTACTTGAGATAATGACACATAAGTCGTCTTGTAAACTATAA
- a CDS encoding DEAD/DEAH box helicase, translating into MPAYNISANELFERVSYIITLNDDISHISINKMMHETLVLTCHEGIKNTNQAFGNLFSQVDFLCKVNNISASDKIAIQDMRRHSNKSTALSHDDILYDARAMCLLISAVFKESIPSFLIGKIPTENRPYSKRDTINARYIRGIVKQWDGEFITLTIEQDSEDEYLKVDYSAEDMKYIDDILRVGMQLNLLDCHLENGIAVPKLIVVEPDFMIDISSIAACFQDYGHHPLLYTINRMKPRANTQATLLGNFAGSALDDIINQDHYHVNETIKNNFKEKALEFCTCNKFDGNKFIFDANTQSNNLKQVVVELFKTYDKDKAILEPSFVCEKLGIRGRVDLMTSDCKLLVEQKSGRNLNIENGHPNEFGSFQLEPHYVQLLLYYGILKYNFNLGNNAVDIRLLYSKYPPADGLVVVAFYQRLFRESIRFRNELVAEELEIADNGFESVIDDINPETLNIKKMDNMFYHNYLYPEIDAITSPLQHMSKLERAYYCTMMTFVYREQRVAKVGSQEGVNNCNADIWNMPLSEKKETGNIYTGLNIIRKERSSDFNGYDLITLAVPDQGEDFLPNFRTGDMVYLYSYRENEEPDARKNILYKGIIKDMCTDQLTVYLNDGQQNQNVIESCMYNIDGKHSAVFAIEHGGSDSSTSGAVRSLHDFITAESGRKDLLMAQREPRQDKSLQLSRSYNENYNEILLKAKQAMDYFLLIGPPGTGKTSMAIRFLVEEELTDSNSSILLTAYTNRAVDEICSMLNDAGCDFLRIGNEYSCDPRFRNNLIDKAIDDCPKLSNIRSKIINSRIIVGTTSMLVSKPYIFNIKRFSLAIVDEASQILEPNIIGILSAHYNENLDGQTVLRNCIRKFILVGDYKQLPAVVQQSEKDSAVSDPLLKEIHITDCRNSLFERLIRTEDSAGRQDFVGILHKQGRMHPDIAEFPNKMFYFRERLEPVPCPHQTETELHYDLPAQDEMDSILQHNRMIFIPSDFCKTPDISEKVNQDEARIVTDTLQRIHRFYGEKFDPVKSVGVIVPYRNQIAMIRKEIEKLGIPELLDMSIDTVERYQGSQRDVIIYSFTIQNYYQLDFLTGNSFVEDGHIIDRKLNVAITRARKQMIITGNPKILSGNAIFKSLIEFIETKMKI; encoded by the coding sequence ATGCCAGCATATAATATTTCTGCAAACGAACTTTTCGAACGTGTTTCGTATATAATAACTCTGAATGATGATATATCTCACATCAGTATCAATAAAATGATGCATGAGACACTTGTTCTGACTTGTCATGAGGGAATAAAAAATACGAATCAGGCTTTCGGTAATTTATTCTCGCAAGTGGATTTCTTATGTAAGGTCAATAATATATCTGCATCTGACAAAATAGCCATTCAGGATATGCGTCGCCACTCTAACAAGTCTACAGCTTTGAGCCACGATGATATTCTTTACGATGCACGAGCTATGTGTCTGCTCATATCAGCGGTATTCAAAGAAAGTATTCCTTCCTTCCTAATAGGAAAGATCCCTACAGAGAATAGACCGTACTCTAAAAGGGATACTATAAATGCCAGATATATTCGTGGAATAGTAAAACAATGGGATGGGGAATTTATCACACTAACAATAGAACAGGATTCAGAAGATGAATATTTAAAGGTGGATTATTCTGCTGAGGATATGAAATATATAGATGACATACTTAGAGTGGGTATGCAACTGAATCTATTGGATTGTCACCTCGAAAATGGAATAGCAGTACCTAAACTGATAGTTGTTGAGCCTGATTTTATGATTGATATCAGTAGTATTGCTGCCTGCTTTCAGGATTATGGACATCATCCTCTACTATATACAATCAACAGAATGAAGCCAAGAGCTAATACACAGGCTACTCTTCTGGGTAATTTTGCAGGTAGTGCTCTGGATGATATTATCAATCAGGATCACTATCATGTGAATGAAACTATAAAGAACAATTTTAAAGAGAAGGCGCTTGAGTTTTGTACTTGTAATAAATTTGATGGTAATAAGTTTATATTCGATGCTAACACCCAATCAAACAATCTGAAGCAAGTGGTGGTGGAACTATTCAAAACATATGATAAAGATAAAGCTATACTGGAGCCATCGTTTGTCTGTGAGAAATTAGGAATACGTGGACGTGTCGACCTTATGACTTCCGACTGTAAACTGCTAGTGGAACAAAAATCCGGTCGTAATCTTAATATTGAAAATGGGCATCCTAATGAATTCGGAAGTTTCCAACTAGAACCGCATTATGTGCAGTTGTTACTTTATTATGGTATTTTGAAATACAACTTCAATCTTGGGAATAATGCAGTAGACATACGTCTGCTTTACTCTAAGTATCCTCCTGCAGACGGACTTGTAGTAGTCGCTTTTTATCAGCGATTGTTCAGAGAGTCTATAAGATTCAGAAACGAATTGGTAGCTGAAGAACTTGAGATAGCTGATAATGGATTTGAGAGTGTAATAGACGATATCAATCCTGAGACACTGAACATAAAGAAGATGGACAATATGTTCTATCACAATTATCTATATCCCGAAATTGACGCAATCACAAGTCCATTACAGCATATGTCGAAGTTGGAGAGGGCTTATTATTGCACAATGATGACTTTTGTATACCGAGAACAACGTGTTGCCAAGGTTGGATCTCAAGAGGGTGTCAATAATTGCAACGCCGACATATGGAATATGCCTTTATCCGAGAAGAAAGAGACAGGTAATATATATACCGGACTGAATATAATCAGAAAGGAGAGGAGTTCCGACTTTAACGGATATGACCTTATCACGCTGGCTGTGCCTGATCAGGGCGAAGACTTCCTTCCTAATTTCAGAACAGGTGATATGGTATACCTTTATTCATATAGAGAGAATGAGGAGCCTGATGCACGAAAGAATATACTATATAAAGGTATAATTAAGGATATGTGCACAGACCAACTGACTGTCTATCTTAATGATGGTCAGCAAAACCAGAATGTGATAGAATCATGTATGTATAATATTGACGGTAAACATTCTGCAGTATTTGCAATAGAACATGGAGGATCTGATTCTTCAACTAGTGGAGCCGTGCGGTCGTTGCATGATTTTATCACTGCAGAGAGTGGACGTAAAGATTTGCTTATGGCTCAGCGTGAGCCTCGACAAGATAAGTCTCTGCAATTGTCAAGAAGCTATAATGAAAATTATAATGAGATCCTGCTCAAGGCAAAACAAGCCATGGATTACTTCTTGCTGATAGGTCCTCCAGGTACAGGAAAAACATCTATGGCAATAAGGTTTCTTGTGGAAGAAGAACTGACAGACAGCAATTCGAGTATATTACTGACAGCTTACACCAATAGGGCAGTTGATGAGATATGCTCTATGCTGAATGATGCCGGTTGCGACTTCCTTAGAATTGGCAACGAATACAGTTGTGACCCGAGATTCAGAAATAATCTCATTGATAAAGCTATTGATGACTGTCCTAAACTTAGCAACATACGTAGCAAGATTATTAATTCGCGTATAATAGTAGGCACAACGTCAATGCTTGTATCAAAACCATACATATTTAATATTAAGCGTTTCTCTCTGGCTATTGTTGATGAGGCATCACAGATCCTCGAACCTAATATAATAGGTATACTGTCTGCTCATTATAATGAGAACCTTGACGGACAAACGGTGTTACGCAATTGCATTCGTAAATTTATTCTGGTCGGTGATTATAAACAGTTGCCGGCTGTAGTGCAACAGAGCGAGAAAGATTCGGCTGTAAGTGATCCTCTATTGAAAGAAATACACATTACAGATTGCCGCAATTCGCTATTTGAAAGATTGATACGCACTGAAGATAGTGCAGGCAGACAAGACTTTGTCGGAATATTGCACAAACAGGGAAGGATGCATCCTGATATAGCTGAGTTCCCTAATAAGATGTTTTACTTCCGTGAGAGACTTGAACCAGTTCCATGTCCTCACCAGACAGAAACAGAACTTCACTACGACTTGCCTGCACAAGATGAAATGGATAGTATACTGCAGCACAATAGAATGATATTCATTCCTTCTGATTTTTGCAAGACACCTGACATTTCAGAAAAAGTAAATCAAGATGAAGCACGTATCGTAACTGATACCCTGCAACGTATTCATCGATTCTATGGAGAAAAGTTCGACCCTGTCAAGTCTGTTGGCGTAATAGTGCCATACCGCAATCAGATAGCCATGATAAGAAAAGAAATTGAAAAATTAGGTATACCCGAACTGTTGGATATGTCCATAGATACTGTAGAAAGATATCAGGGTAGTCAGAGAGATGTTATTATCTATTCGTTCACAATACAGAATTACTACCAACTTGATTTTCTTACCGGCAACAGCTTTGTAGAAGACGGACACATCATAGACCGCAAGCTGAATGTGGCAATAACAAGAGCTAGAAAGCAAATGATAATTACGGGCAATCCAAAAATACTTTCAGGCAATGCCATTTTTAAAAGTCTCATCGAATTCATTGAGACGAAAATGAAAATATAA
- a CDS encoding glycosyltransferase, producing MIGIFNDSFPPIMDGVAVAAKNYAYWLNKKVGNTCVITPNSPDVVYNEPYPVYGYTSLPIPFRKPYRYGFPYVDRQFMQKMERIPFKLVHAHCPFSSGTIAMRVARQQNVPIIATFHSKYRQDFERIIPNKFIVDYIIKNIIKFYDMADEVWIPQADVEDTIREYGYKGRVEVVDNGNDFTSDNDDTLTKEASRHELGLSAEDNVLLFVGQHIWEKNTGFIINALEILKEMPYKMFFVGTGYAADEMKEMVVRKGLSGKVTFIGQITDRDILKRYYAAADLFLFPSKYDNAPLVVRESAAMKTPSILMAGSTSAGIINDGFNGFLSQDSIYDFAMTIKNLIMHKDIIGKVGMNASRTIARSWSDVIDEVECRYNEIIDRKCVYCV from the coding sequence ATGATTGGTATATTCAACGACTCTTTTCCTCCTATTATGGATGGTGTGGCTGTAGCGGCAAAAAATTATGCTTATTGGTTGAATAAGAAAGTGGGCAATACCTGCGTAATAACACCTAACAGTCCTGACGTGGTCTATAATGAGCCTTATCCGGTATATGGATATACGTCGTTGCCGATACCTTTCAGGAAACCTTACCGTTACGGCTTTCCTTATGTTGACAGGCAGTTTATGCAGAAGATGGAACGTATTCCTTTCAAATTGGTACATGCTCACTGTCCTTTCTCTTCGGGCACAATAGCGATGCGTGTTGCCAGACAACAGAATGTTCCCATTATAGCGACCTTCCACTCAAAATACAGACAGGACTTTGAACGTATCATACCTAATAAATTTATCGTAGACTATATCATAAAGAATATAATCAAGTTTTACGATATGGCCGACGAGGTATGGATTCCGCAAGCTGATGTAGAAGATACGATACGTGAATATGGATATAAAGGTCGCGTGGAGGTCGTTGATAATGGTAATGATTTTACTTCGGATAATGACGATACTCTAACAAAGGAGGCATCAAGACATGAATTGGGACTTTCGGCAGAAGATAACGTATTATTGTTTGTAGGTCAGCACATATGGGAGAAAAACACAGGATTTATTATTAATGCTCTGGAAATACTGAAAGAGATGCCTTATAAAATGTTTTTTGTAGGTACCGGATATGCAGCAGACGAAATGAAAGAGATGGTTGTACGCAAAGGACTTTCGGGTAAGGTTACTTTCATCGGACAAATCACTGACAGGGATATACTGAAACGTTACTATGCTGCGGCAGACTTGTTCTTGTTTCCATCAAAATATGATAATGCTCCACTAGTAGTGAGAGAATCCGCGGCAATGAAGACCCCGTCTATACTAATGGCCGGATCTACTTCGGCAGGTATCATAAATGACGGGTTTAATGGTTTCTTATCACAGGATTCTATTTATGATTTCGCAATGACAATAAAAAATCTCATCATGCATAAGGATATTATCGGAAAGGTGGGAATGAATGCATCCAGAACGATTGCCAGGTCGTGGAGTGATGTGATAGATGAGGTGGAATGCAGATATAATGAAATAATAGACAGAAAATGCGTATATTGCGTATAG
- a CDS encoding HIT family protein, with the protein MADIFSKIAAGEIPSYKCAENDKFYAFLDINPLVKGHTLVIPRREVDYIFDMTDDELAEMVVFAKKVAIAIKKAYPCVKVGVAVLGLEVAHAHIHLVPMNSEKDMIFSNPKLKLSEEEFQEISGNIYKAFTAE; encoded by the coding sequence ATGGCAGACATTTTTTCAAAGATTGCAGCAGGCGAGATACCAAGTTATAAATGTGCCGAGAACGATAAGTTCTATGCATTTTTGGATATAAACCCTTTAGTAAAAGGACATACGCTTGTTATACCTCGTCGTGAGGTAGATTATATTTTTGATATGACCGACGACGAGTTGGCCGAGATGGTTGTTTTTGCTAAGAAGGTGGCTATTGCCATCAAGAAAGCTTATCCATGCGTCAAAGTTGGAGTCGCAGTATTAGGACTTGAAGTAGCGCATGCGCATATACACCTCGTACCTATGAATTCAGAAAAGGATATGATATTCTCTAATCCTAAGTTGAAACTCTCAGAAGAAGAGTTTCAAGAAATTTCCGGTAACATATACAAAGCTTTTACAGCTGAGTAA
- a CDS encoding protein-disulfide reductase DsbD family protein, protein MKTIKTSITTLLLALFATTVMAQMQNPVHFTVKQNQVSPTEVDVIFSGTIGSGWHVYSTNMAGGGPTSATINMDKAQGVKKIGGLKAHGDEISVFDKLFNMQVRYFKGSVQFVQKFKITAKTYNIKGYLEYGACNDQSCMPPTSVEFNYSGKGPADAPQPTDDKTAADVDNTTTANTDTAMTANVVKTDSVARDTSTIVAKSDLWKPVIKEMQQFNGNDNNSNHSWMYIFFMGFIGGLLALFTPCVWPIIPMTVSFFLKRNKDKKRGIRDAITYGISIVVIYLALGLAITAIFGASSLNALATSAVFNILFCLLLIVFAVSFFGWFEITLPSSWSNSVDSKASTTSGLLSIFLMAFTLTLVSFSCTGPIIGFLLVGVSSTGNIAAPAIGMFGFALALALPFTLFAMFPTWLKSAPKSGSWMNTIKIVLGFIELAFSLKFFSVADLAYGWHLMDREVFLALWIVIFGMLGLYLIGKLKFQSDLAGGEDKPMPVPCIMLGLVSIAFAVYMIPGLWGAPCKAISAFAPPMNTQDFNLSKGEVRAKYTNYEEGMAAAAAEGKPVIVDFTGFGCVNCRKMEAAVWTDPSVAEKLTKDYVLISLYVDDKTKLAKPIEITENGEKRTLRTVGDKWSYLQRSKFGANAQPFYVALDNHGNLLAKSYSYDENIDHYMKFLNQGLDNYKK, encoded by the coding sequence ATGAAAACAATTAAGACAAGTATCACTACATTACTGCTGGCGTTGTTCGCCACTACAGTAATGGCCCAAATGCAAAATCCTGTACATTTTACTGTAAAACAGAATCAGGTTTCTCCTACAGAGGTTGACGTTATTTTCTCCGGTACCATTGGTTCAGGATGGCACGTCTATTCTACTAACATGGCCGGTGGCGGTCCTACATCTGCCACTATAAATATGGATAAGGCCCAAGGAGTAAAGAAAATTGGTGGATTGAAAGCTCACGGTGATGAAATAAGCGTGTTCGATAAATTATTTAACATGCAAGTACGTTACTTTAAAGGTAGTGTGCAATTTGTACAGAAGTTTAAAATCACAGCAAAAACATATAATATAAAAGGCTACTTGGAATATGGCGCTTGTAACGACCAAAGCTGTATGCCTCCTACATCTGTAGAATTCAACTACAGCGGCAAAGGTCCTGCAGACGCGCCACAACCTACTGACGACAAAACGGCAGCTGACGTAGATAATACAACTACGGCTAATACAGATACAGCAATGACTGCAAATGTAGTTAAAACAGATAGTGTTGCTCGTGATACATCAACAATAGTTGCAAAGAGTGACTTGTGGAAACCTGTCATAAAAGAGATGCAACAGTTTAATGGTAATGATAACAACAGCAATCACTCTTGGATGTACATATTCTTTATGGGATTCATCGGAGGACTTTTAGCTTTGTTCACTCCATGTGTATGGCCTATTATACCGATGACTGTTAGTTTCTTCCTAAAACGTAACAAAGACAAAAAACGTGGTATACGAGACGCTATTACATATGGTATATCTATTGTGGTGATTTACTTAGCTTTAGGGCTTGCGATTACGGCCATATTCGGTGCCAGTTCGCTAAACGCTTTGGCTACCAGTGCTGTATTTAATATACTATTCTGCCTGTTGCTTATTGTCTTTGCGGTATCATTCTTTGGATGGTTTGAGATCACTCTACCATCTTCATGGAGCAATTCAGTAGACAGTAAGGCATCTACAACAAGTGGCTTACTAAGTATCTTCCTTATGGCATTCACCCTTACACTTGTATCATTCTCATGTACTGGTCCAATAATAGGTTTCTTGCTAGTAGGAGTTTCGTCAACCGGTAACATTGCCGCACCGGCAATTGGAATGTTCGGATTCGCTCTTGCTCTTGCTTTGCCATTTACACTCTTTGCAATGTTCCCTACATGGTTAAAATCTGCACCAAAGTCTGGTTCATGGATGAACACCATAAAGATTGTATTAGGTTTCATAGAGTTGGCTTTCTCACTGAAATTTTTCTCTGTAGCAGACCTTGCTTATGGATGGCACCTGATGGATCGTGAAGTATTCTTGGCACTATGGATTGTAATATTCGGTATGCTAGGTCTATATCTTATCGGTAAACTTAAGTTTCAGAGTGACTTGGCCGGTGGAGAAGATAAACCGATGCCTGTACCATGCATCATGTTAGGACTTGTATCGATTGCATTCGCTGTATATATGATTCCAGGACTATGGGGCGCACCATGCAAAGCAATTAGTGCTTTTGCACCACCTATGAACACACAAGACTTCAATCTAAGTAAGGGTGAGGTAAGAGCTAAATATACAAATTATGAAGAAGGTATGGCTGCAGCCGCTGCCGAAGGCAAACCTGTTATCGTAGACTTCACAGGATTTGGATGTGTTAACTGTCGTAAGATGGAGGCTGCTGTATGGACAGATCCTTCTGTAGCAGAGAAACTGACTAAAGATTATGTCCTGATTTCTCTATATGTAGATGACAAAACCAAATTGGCTAAGCCAATAGAGATAACTGAGAATGGAGAAAAACGTACACTTCGTACAGTAGGTGACAAGTGGAGTTATCTACAGAGAAGTAAGTTCGGGGCTAATGCTCAGCCATTTTATGTAGCATTAGACAACCATGGTAATTTACTCGCCAAATCTTACAGTTATGATGAGAATATCGATCATTATATGAAGTTCCTGAATCAAGGATTAGACAATTATAAGAAATAG
- a CDS encoding lysylphosphatidylglycerol synthase transmembrane domain-containing protein produces MRILRIALPIVIGVGLTAIMFHKEFDAKAFAQIRFTWMNIASAVLAIILMFGRDLGLSWRMRLMCRPHNLSWPDALKENMLCEFSSATTPSAVGGAGLIALYLKAYGIPAGKGVAITITTVFLDELFLIIACPAMFLFFGSAELFGKFSSVSFFFVPIYVVTAIWTGILYIAIFKRPDLICNILLGIFSIRFLRRWRHKIKRSTKDLRTSAKEMKNKPAIFWTKAFLATSISWTCRFLVAGALLAPFIPVGAQTLAFARQLIMWLVMLVSPTPGGSGISEYVFSTYYSSMVTNVSVMLMITCLWRIITYYAYLAGGLIILPGWIKKFRS; encoded by the coding sequence ATGCGTATATTGCGTATAGCACTCCCTATTGTGATAGGGGTGGGACTGACAGCCATAATGTTTCATAAGGAGTTTGACGCGAAGGCTTTCGCACAAATCAGATTTACATGGATGAACATAGCATCGGCTGTACTTGCTATCATATTGATGTTCGGTAGAGATCTGGGACTCTCGTGGAGAATGAGACTTATGTGTAGGCCTCACAATCTTTCATGGCCCGATGCTTTAAAAGAAAACATGCTATGTGAATTCTCTTCAGCTACGACACCTTCGGCTGTAGGAGGAGCCGGACTAATAGCTTTATATCTTAAGGCTTATGGCATACCTGCCGGTAAGGGGGTGGCAATAACCATAACAACGGTATTCCTGGACGAACTGTTTCTTATTATTGCATGTCCTGCAATGTTCCTCTTTTTCGGTTCTGCTGAACTTTTCGGAAAATTCTCAAGTGTTTCTTTTTTCTTTGTTCCTATATATGTCGTTACTGCAATATGGACGGGAATTCTTTATATAGCTATTTTCAAACGTCCGGATTTGATTTGTAATATATTGCTTGGTATTTTCAGTATAAGATTTTTAAGGAGATGGCGGCACAAAATAAAGCGATCAACTAAAGATCTGCGTACGAGTGCTAAAGAGATGAAAAATAAGCCTGCTATATTCTGGACTAAAGCTTTTTTGGCTACATCAATATCCTGGACTTGCAGGTTTCTTGTGGCAGGTGCATTGTTGGCGCCTTTTATTCCGGTTGGCGCACAGACATTGGCTTTTGCCCGTCAACTGATAATGTGGCTGGTCATGTTGGTAAGTCCTACCCCTGGTGGAAGTGGTATAAGCGAGTATGTATTCTCTACATATTATTCGAGTATGGTTACCAATGTAAGTGTTATGTTGATGATAACATGCTTATGGAGAATAATCACATATTATGCCTATTTGGCCGGAGGACTTATAATATTGCCAGGTTGGATTAAAAAGTTCAGGAGCTGA
- the greA gene encoding transcription elongation factor GreA — protein sequence MAYMSQEGYEKLVAELKQLETVERPKASAAIAEARDKGDLSENSEYDAAKEAQAHLEDKINKIKLAISDAKIVDTSRLSTDTIQILSKVDMTNLTNKAKMSYTIVSESEANLREGKISIHTPIAQGLLGKKVGDEVEIKIPRGTIKLRIDKISI from the coding sequence ATGGCTTACATGTCACAAGAGGGTTACGAGAAATTAGTAGCCGAGTTGAAACAGCTAGAGACTGTTGAGCGCCCTAAGGCATCAGCCGCTATTGCAGAGGCTCGCGACAAGGGTGATTTGAGTGAAAATTCAGAGTATGATGCGGCCAAAGAAGCGCAAGCGCATCTGGAAGACAAAATTAACAAGATCAAATTAGCTATATCAGATGCAAAGATAGTAGACACTTCACGTCTGAGCACTGATACGATACAGATTTTGTCTAAAGTTGATATGACTAATCTTACTAACAAGGCAAAGATGAGTTACACTATCGTAAGTGAGAGTGAGGCTAATCTGCGAGAAGGTAAGATCTCTATCCATACTCCTATAGCACAGGGTCTGCTTGGTAAGAAAGTAGGAGACGAAGTAGAAATAAAGATTCCAAGAGGCACAATCAAATTACGCATTGACAAAATTTCAATCTAG
- a CDS encoding mannose-1-phosphate guanylyltransferase produces MNNPQNNFCVILAGGKGRRLWPCSRENYPKQFIDFFGTGRTQLQQTYDRFTKFIPKENIFISTNQDYVNLVRQQLPDIQKSNILDEPVNRNTAPSLAWANHRISSINPNANILVAPSDQLVFNNDVFEKNIIQGFEFVEKNERMLTMGIKPTRPEPGYGYIQIGEKSDTEDVYKVKSFTEKPEREFAKMFMENGEFYWNTGLFLANNRCIKRCFHNFLPPILKEYDESVDKFDFESESEFIKDHFSLYPNVSIDYGVLDKSDNVYVMICNFGWADIGTWHSIYENMSNGTDENVVIDSDVIMENCHNNVIKIPKGKLAVINGLEDTIVAEKDNVLLICKKEDSSALIRKYVNEVQIKLGDDFV; encoded by the coding sequence ATGAACAACCCACAAAACAATTTTTGTGTAATACTCGCTGGTGGAAAAGGAAGGCGTCTATGGCCTTGCAGCCGTGAGAATTACCCGAAACAGTTTATAGATTTCTTTGGAACTGGACGTACTCAATTACAGCAAACTTATGACAGGTTTACTAAATTTATACCTAAAGAGAACATCTTTATAAGTACTAACCAAGATTATGTGAATTTGGTGAGACAGCAATTGCCAGATATACAGAAGTCGAATATTCTAGATGAACCCGTAAACAGAAATACGGCTCCAAGTCTGGCTTGGGCCAACCACCGTATATCATCTATTAATCCTAATGCAAATATTCTTGTAGCTCCATCAGATCAGCTTGTCTTTAATAACGATGTCTTCGAAAAGAATATCATACAGGGATTCGAATTCGTTGAGAAAAATGAACGTATGCTCACTATGGGTATTAAACCTACACGCCCGGAACCGGGATATGGATATATACAGATAGGTGAAAAATCTGATACAGAAGATGTGTATAAGGTAAAGTCGTTTACTGAAAAACCTGAACGTGAATTTGCAAAGATGTTCATGGAGAACGGTGAGTTCTATTGGAATACGGGTCTATTCCTTGCTAATAATAGGTGCATAAAGAGATGCTTCCATAATTTTCTACCACCTATATTGAAAGAATATGATGAGTCTGTAGATAAATTCGACTTTGAAAGTGAATCTGAATTTATCAAAGATCATTTCTCGCTATATCCTAATGTATCAATAGACTATGGTGTGCTTGACAAGTCTGATAATGTGTATGTAATGATATGCAATTTCGGATGGGCTGATATCGGTACATGGCACTCCATATATGAGAATATGAGTAATGGTACGGATGAGAATGTCGTAATAGACTCTGACGTAATAATGGAGAACTGCCATAACAATGTTATAAAGATTCCTAAAGGGAAACTGGCTGTCATTAATGGTCTGGAAGATACGATTGTTGCTGAGAAGGATAATGTATTGCTGATATGCAAGAAAGAAGACTCTTCGGCATTGATACGTAAATATGTAAACGAAGTTCAGATAAAACTGGGAGATGATTTTGTATAA